A part of Arachis hypogaea cultivar Tifrunner chromosome 12, arahy.Tifrunner.gnm2.J5K5, whole genome shotgun sequence genomic DNA contains:
- the LOC112726967 gene encoding ubiquitin-like-specific protease 1A, whose protein sequence is MSCYANIITFGPLGILLRFYSCWARILRNLRNFISAIPTPSWRSNAWTSHSGPPPGMQFVGHELAVAAYIFANGLQLSEILVENEHCTGNWEALWTLRPGEEVVDDVINLVVAMFSSNMAEKQRWWLPTTFAQIAMSPGHHCKSTLDYIVAKYMGFVDNLLKIYVPLHMGRHCYLMIVDMWDQNLIYLDSLKSTVERQARIDQILEVVSSHY, encoded by the exons ATGTCTTGCTATGCAAATATAATAACCTTCGGACCATTGGGTATACTCTTAAGGTTTTATTCATGTTGGGCCCGTATACTAAGaaatttaagaaattttattTCCGCGATTCCAACACCCTCATGGAGAAGCAATGCTTGGACCTCTCATTCTGGCCCCCCGCCAGGGATGCAGTTTGTTGGCCACGAGCTCGCTGTTGCGGCCTACATCTTTGCCAACGGCCTACAACTGAG CGAAATCTTGGTGGAGAATGAACATTGCACCGGGAATTGGGAAGCCCTTTGGACATTACGCCCTGGAGAGGAGGTCGTCGACGAC GTTATCAACCTTGTCGTGGCAATGTTTTCCTCAAATATGGCTGAGAAACAAAGGTGGTGGCTTCCTACCACGTTTGCG CAAATAGCGATGAGCCCAGGCCACCATTGCAAGTCAACCCTGGATTACATCGTAGCTAAGTACATGGGTTTCGTCGACAATCTACTGAAG ATTTATGTTCCTCTCCACATGGGACGCCACTGTTATTTGATGATTGTTGACATGTGGGATCAGAATTTGATTTATCTGGATTCATTAAAGTCCACCGTCGAGCGACAGGCTCGAATAGACCAAATATTGGAAGTTGTTTCCTCTCACTACTGA
- the LOC112729742 gene encoding protein FAR1-RELATED SEQUENCE 5-like: MAESGYEMLDEEAGDYGDVLQLSKEEIMNKAFRSDEAAYEFYRRLGKYFGFGIRKGDSGKDESGRVICRRFFCNRAGLRQRHHYDRLDRQRGHRPEMQTNCEAKLSVYLDVVSGIWRVRKIVLDHNHDLTPAYMVHMMMNFREISCFAKAQISGMQAHVVPTSKILGYMAGQSSGYSLMGFTKKDAYNYINKAKRAKIIDGDANAAVVYLEGKAGADPMSMARYNLTKDNMLANMFWADGGSRVDYQYFGDVLAFDSTYKKNKYQRPLVIFSGVNNHKQTTIFGFVLVLDESVGSYKWLLENLLEVRCNKKPSVVVTNGCDSMKAAIKSIFPEATHQLFLAYGGERNR; encoded by the coding sequence ATGGCTGAGAGTGGATATGAAATGTTGGATGAAGAAGCCGGTGACTATGGAGATGTATTGCAGTTGAGTAAGGAAGAGATAATGAATAAGGCATTCCGAAGCGATGAAGCAGCATATGAATTTTACAGGAGGTTAGGCAaatattttggttttggtattcGAAAGGGTGACTCGGGAAAAGATGAAAGTGGAAGGGTTATTTGTCGTAGATTTTTTTGTAATAGAGCGGGCCTGAGACAACGTCATCACTATGATAGGCTAGATAGGCAGAGAGGTCATAGACCAGAAATGCAGACAAATTGTGAGGCAAAGCTGTCAGTCTACCTTGATGTGGTCAGTGGTATATGGAGGGTGAGGAAAATAGTATTGGATCATAACCATGATTTAACTCCggcatatatggttcatatgatgATGAATTTTAGAGAAATAAGTTGTTTTGCTAAGGCACAAATATCTGGTATGCAGGCTCATGTTGTTCCGACGTCTAAGATTTTGGGGTATATGGCTGGACAGTCTAGTGGCTATTCTCTAATGGGCTTCACTAAGAAGGATGCTTACAATTATATTAACAAGGCTAAGCGTGCAAAGATTATTGATGGGGACGCTAACGCCGCTGTTGTATACTTGGAGGGGAAAGCGGGGGCAGATCCGATGTCGATGGCTAGGTATAATCTTACTAAGGATAATATGCTAGCCAATATGTTTTGGGCGGATGGTGGCAGTAGAGTTGATTACCAATACTTTGGGGATGTTCTAGCCTTTGATTCGAcctacaagaaaaataaatatcagAGACCGCTGGTGATATTTTCTGGTGTTAATAACCATAAGCAGACGACAATATTTGGGTTTGTCTTGGTGTTAGATGAAAGCGTTGGGTCTTATAAGTGGTTGCTAGAAAATTTGTTGGAAGTCAGGTGTAACAAGAAGCCGTCGGTTGTCGTCACGAATGGCTGTGATTCAATGAAAGCTGCAATCAAGTCTATTTTTCCAGAGGCAACGCATCAATTGTTCTTGGCATATGGAGGAGAACGTAACCGCTAA